The DNA window CCGTGAGGCCGCCATGTCCTTCAATCGCGATATTAAGATCGACTCCAAGCGGGTGAGCACCCGCGGCGGCCGGGGCGCACTGATCGGGGGCGGCTCGATCGTGGCCGTCATCGCCGTCCTCCTCGTCTCCCGCCTGACGGGGCTGGACCTCAGCGGTCTGTTTGGCTCGAGCGCGGAGACGGCGGGCTCCTACGCCACGTCGTCGAACATCGACATGTCCGTGTGCAACGACGGCGCCTCGGCCAATAAGTACACCCAGTGCCGCATGGTGGCGGTGGCGGAGTCGCTGGACGCCGTGTGGGGCGAGCAGCTGCCCGCGCAGGGGGGCACGGCCTACCAGAAGCCGGGGTTCGTGCTGTGGGACGGCGCCCGGGTGTCCACGGCCTGCGGGAGCGCCTCCTCGGCGGTGGGCCCCTTCTACTGCCCGGGTGATTCGACGGTCTACCTGGACATGAGCTTCTTTTCGCAGATGGAGTCGACCCTGGGGGCGGCTGACACCCCGCTGGCCGAGGAGTACATCGTCGCCCACGAGTTCGGCCACCACATCCAGAACCTGCTCGGCGTCATGAACCGCACCGATCGGGCCGGGTCCGGCGCGACCTCGGACTCGGTGCGCGTGGAGCTGCAGGCGGACTGCTATGCCGGGGTGTGGGTCCACTACGCCGCGACGACGGCGGATCCCGACACGGGCACACCCTTCCTCGTCGAGCCGACGCGGGCGGAGGTGCAGACGGCGCTCGACGCCGCCGCGGCCGTGGGCGACGACCACATCCAGCAGCGCTCGGGCAGCGGGGTCAACTCCGACACCTGGACGCACGGCTCGTCGGAGCAGCGGGTGCGGTGGTTCACCACGGGCATGGAGTCCGGCTCGCTGACGCAGTGCGACACCTTCGCGGTCTCCGGCTCCGACCTGTGACTCGCGAGACCGGCGGAAACGGCACGCGAGACCGGCGGAAACTGTCATGTCTCATGACTTCTGGCAGTGCCAGATGTTGTGATACGTCTCGGGCGATCCTGGGGTATGGCGCGTGAGATCAGTCTTTCCAAGCGGTTGAAGATCGTGGAGTTCGTCCCCTCGGGCCCCGGGAGTACACGGGCGTTCTGCCGGCGCATGGGCGTCTCGCTGCGCAGTTTCTACCGCATCCGCTCCCGGTGGTCGGGATCGGGGACGTCCTGGCTCCACCCGGCCTCACGCGCGCCCCGGCGCCCCCGCCGCCGCTACGGGCCCGACGTGGAGGCGGCCGTGGCGGCCGGGCACGCCGAACTGACCGGCCGGGGCCTGGATGCGGGCGGCATCACCATCCGCTTCCACCTCCAGCAGCAGGGGATGGACCCCCTGCCCAGCGTCGCCACCATCAACCGGATCCTGGCCCGCAACGGCCCCTCCCGCGTCCAACGGGCCAAGCGTCCCCGCTCGTCCCACAACCCGCTTCGCCCGATCCCGGACCTGCGAACTGTGGCAGCCCGACGCCTTCGAAGTGGCCCTGACCGGCGGGGACAGGGCCACCGTCTACCAGATCATCGACGACGCCTCCCGGTTGTGCATCGCCCTGACCGCCCGGACGCGGGCGGCCAACCCCGCCGACGCCATTGACGTCCTGGCCCGGGCCATCGCCGCTCACGGGCGGCCCGTAGCGGTCTTGACCGACAACGGGGCGGCCCCCGACACCCACCGCCGGGGCCTGCCCTCCAGCACCGAGCTCTACCTGGCGTCTTTGGGAGTGGCGCCCATCTCCGGATCTCCCCGGACACCCCCAGACCCAGGGCAAGACCGAACGCTCCCACCACCCCGCCCGCAAATGGCTCGCGGC is part of the Actinomyces sp. oral taxon 414 genome and encodes:
- the ypfJ gene encoding KPN_02809 family neutral zinc metallopeptidase; its protein translation is MSFNRDIKIDSKRVSTRGGRGALIGGGSIVAVIAVLLVSRLTGLDLSGLFGSSAETAGSYATSSNIDMSVCNDGASANKYTQCRMVAVAESLDAVWGEQLPAQGGTAYQKPGFVLWDGARVSTACGSASSAVGPFYCPGDSTVYLDMSFFSQMESTLGAADTPLAEEYIVAHEFGHHIQNLLGVMNRTDRAGSGATSDSVRVELQADCYAGVWVHYAATTADPDTGTPFLVEPTRAEVQTALDAAAAVGDDHIQQRSGSGVNSDTWTHGSSEQRVRWFTTGMESGSLTQCDTFAVSGSDL
- a CDS encoding DDE-type integrase/transposase/recombinase, which produces MRAASPSASTSSSRGWTPCPASPPSTGSWPATAPPASNGPSVPARPTTRFARSRTCELWQPDAFEVALTGGDRATVYQIIDDASRLCIALTARTRAANPADAIDVLARAIAAHGRPVAVLTDNGAAPDTHRRGLPSSTELYLASLGVAPISGSPRTPPDPGQDRTLPPPRPQMARGAPRHHPHRPSDRPERAFATSTTITAPTRRSAPYAPRPRPGRG